From Candidatus Hadarchaeales archaeon, one genomic window encodes:
- a CDS encoding transglutaminase-like domain-containing protein, producing the protein MPTTNHRRGKNYFFPLALLVTLLLPTLPLPYAGALSLPSYILVKKEFQILENRMVRAEENYLLNLPRLYSSITIYHLLPSQDLWELKAWCEKGTLKLENRRVEGGTEVILTISFTPPFSGRLEYGFSYMASGWVSGTGPKYEARLGGVRMERGDYPYENYLLTIKGPPGSRLFWYEPREAIPSADGLSLTYSTSVRAPGVFEGLLVTFYTSPAYYKLTLSEEVKNTGKGDCELIMNLLLFGRKGNHFASIVSSDPPVGSLYIDGENNFYASFGLKLAPGEKRRLKLELVWMVGLHDPALSPSNAGTLDDLPSGMEEYTKGREWWEVEELRPLALQLAGGERNLYLLCEGFLKWMDQTITYVPTERRQGALETYQKKKGDCDCFSDLFITLLRALGVPSRLSFGWTVEENGIGNHAWAEVYLPGLEWQPVDPTWSRGSERYLFRMDPLHLCRGSRGLSSSDSYLSRIYRGGYPEVEPEEVSLTLLSAEEAFQEFLLSARSMLELAEKVGKGDPRLEKGREYLLKGQTEKRMEDVLLSLSLSMEILGERGKPLELPFWVPRWILVLLGVLLGVAVLLALVIWLVEKKLSYRPHLGSCIRAFSTSSFGYS; encoded by the coding sequence ATGCCGACTACGAACCATCGAAGGGGAAAAAATTATTTTTTCCCCCTCGCTCTGCTAGTAACCCTCCTTCTCCCCACCCTTCCCCTCCCTTACGCCGGGGCCCTTTCCCTACCCTCCTACATCTTGGTGAAGAAGGAGTTCCAGATCCTAGAAAACAGGATGGTCAGGGCGGAGGAAAATTATCTTTTAAACCTCCCACGTCTCTATTCCTCCATCACCATCTATCATCTCCTCCCATCCCAGGATCTTTGGGAACTGAAGGCATGGTGTGAAAAGGGGACGCTGAAGCTGGAGAATCGGAGGGTGGAAGGCGGAACCGAGGTAATCCTCACCATTTCCTTCACTCCTCCCTTCAGTGGAAGGCTCGAGTACGGATTCTCCTACATGGCCTCGGGATGGGTGAGCGGGACTGGACCCAAATACGAGGCGAGGCTGGGAGGAGTGAGGATGGAGAGGGGGGATTATCCCTACGAGAACTATTTGCTCACCATCAAGGGTCCACCGGGAAGTAGACTCTTCTGGTACGAACCTAGGGAAGCCATCCCCTCAGCCGACGGTCTCTCCCTCACCTACTCCACCTCCGTGAGGGCTCCAGGAGTTTTCGAGGGATTGCTGGTAACCTTCTACACCTCTCCAGCATACTACAAGCTCACCCTCTCCGAGGAAGTGAAGAACACGGGAAAGGGTGATTGCGAACTGATAATGAACCTCCTCCTCTTCGGAAGGAAGGGAAATCATTTCGCCTCCATAGTCTCCTCCGATCCACCCGTGGGAAGTCTATACATCGATGGGGAGAACAACTTTTACGCCTCCTTCGGTCTCAAATTGGCACCTGGAGAAAAAAGGAGGTTAAAACTTGAACTCGTGTGGATGGTCGGGCTTCACGATCCAGCCCTCTCCCCCTCGAATGCGGGAACCCTCGATGATCTCCCCTCGGGAATGGAAGAATACACCAAAGGGAGGGAATGGTGGGAGGTGGAGGAACTTCGACCACTGGCCCTCCAATTGGCGGGAGGGGAAAGGAACCTCTATCTCCTCTGTGAAGGATTCCTGAAATGGATGGACCAAACGATCACCTACGTACCCACCGAGAGGAGACAGGGGGCCTTGGAAACCTATCAGAAGAAGAAGGGGGACTGTGACTGCTTCAGCGACCTCTTCATCACCCTCCTCCGGGCCCTCGGTGTGCCCTCCCGCCTCTCCTTTGGTTGGACGGTGGAAGAAAATGGAATAGGAAACCATGCTTGGGCCGAAGTTTATCTCCCGGGCTTGGAATGGCAGCCCGTGGATCCCACTTGGTCGAGGGGTTCTGAGAGATACCTCTTCAGAATGGACCCCCTTCACCTCTGTAGGGGCTCCAGGGGATTGTCCTCCTCCGATTCCTACCTCTCCAGGATCTATCGGGGAGGATATCCCGAGGTGGAACCCGAGGAGGTATCCCTCACCCTCCTCTCGGCTGAAGAAGCTTTCCAGGAATTCTTGCTTTCCGCCCGCTCCATGCTCGAACTGGCCGAAAAGGTTGGAAAGGGAGATCCAAGGCTGGAGAAGGGGAGGGAATACCTACTCAAAGGTCAAACGGAGAAAAGGATGGAGGATGTTCTCCTTTCCCTTTCCCTCTCCATGGAGATTCTCGGAGAAAGGGGGAAACCCCTAGAGCTTCCCTTCTGGGTTCCCCGGTGGATCCTCGTCCTCTTGGGAGTCCTCTTGGGAGTTGCGGTGCTGCTGGCGCTGGTGATATGGTTGGTCGAAAAGAAGTTGTCCTATCGTCCCCACTTGGGAAGCTGCATCAGGGCCTTCTCCACCAGTTCCTTCGGATACTCGTAA
- a CDS encoding TrpB-like pyridoxal phosphate-dependent enzyme, translated as MDRVKFLLDEEELPKAWYNIQADLPSPLDPPLNPATGEPVRPEELEPIFPKELIRQEVSRERWIPIPEEVREVYRIWRPTPLYRAVRLERLLKTPARIYYKWEGVSPPGSHKPNTSVAQAYYNMKEGVERLTTETGAGQWGSALAFATMLFGLKCTIYMVRVSYEQKPYRRILMEIWGAECIPSPSNRTEYGRKILKEDPQNPGSLGIAISEAIEDAVTHPNTKYSLGSVLNHVLLHQTVVGLEAKKQMEMAGEYPDVIFGCVGGGSNYAGLLFPFMADKLTGKKPELQAFSCEPKACPTLTKGIYTYDHGDAAGLTPLLKMYTLGHTFVPPPIHAGGLRYHGDAPLLCKLTKEGYVGALAYHQNEVFEAARLFAQAEGFVVAPETAHAVKAVVDEALKCKRTGEEKVILFNCSGHGFLDLGAWSAYLEGKLEDYEYPKELVEKALMQLPKWGR; from the coding sequence ATGGACCGCGTTAAGTTCCTGCTGGACGAGGAGGAGCTCCCCAAGGCGTGGTACAACATTCAGGCGGATCTTCCCTCCCCCCTCGATCCTCCCCTCAATCCCGCGACGGGAGAACCCGTACGTCCAGAAGAACTGGAACCCATTTTTCCCAAGGAACTCATCAGGCAGGAAGTCAGCAGGGAGAGATGGATCCCCATCCCGGAGGAGGTGAGGGAGGTATACAGGATTTGGAGACCCACTCCCCTCTATCGGGCCGTCAGGCTGGAACGCCTTCTGAAGACTCCCGCTAGGATTTACTACAAGTGGGAAGGGGTGAGCCCCCCTGGAAGTCACAAACCCAACACTTCTGTGGCCCAGGCATATTACAACATGAAGGAAGGTGTGGAGAGACTGACCACGGAAACGGGGGCAGGGCAGTGGGGGAGCGCCCTTGCCTTCGCCACCATGCTCTTCGGTCTCAAGTGCACGATCTACATGGTGAGGGTGAGTTATGAACAGAAACCCTACCGCAGGATCCTCATGGAAATCTGGGGAGCGGAGTGCATTCCGAGTCCAAGCAATAGGACGGAGTACGGGAGGAAGATCTTGAAGGAGGACCCGCAGAACCCCGGCAGCTTGGGAATAGCGATCTCCGAGGCCATCGAGGACGCCGTCACCCATCCCAACACCAAGTATTCCTTGGGGAGCGTCCTCAATCACGTACTCCTCCACCAGACCGTGGTGGGGTTGGAAGCCAAGAAGCAGATGGAGATGGCGGGAGAGTATCCGGATGTGATCTTCGGATGCGTGGGAGGAGGGAGCAACTACGCTGGCCTTCTCTTCCCCTTCATGGCGGACAAGCTTACGGGGAAGAAACCGGAGCTACAGGCCTTCTCCTGCGAACCCAAAGCTTGCCCCACCCTGACCAAGGGAATCTACACCTACGACCACGGAGATGCGGCAGGACTCACGCCCCTCCTGAAGATGTACACCCTTGGCCATACCTTCGTTCCACCTCCCATCCATGCAGGTGGTTTGAGATACCACGGCGATGCCCCTCTCCTGTGTAAGCTCACCAAGGAGGGATATGTCGGTGCCCTGGCCTACCATCAGAATGAAGTCTTTGAGGCGGCCCGTCTCTTTGCCCAAGCGGAGGGATTCGTGGTTGCGCCGGAGACGGCTCATGCAGTCAAAGCGGTGGTGGACGAGGCTCTCAAGTGTAAGCGTACGGGGGAGGAGAAGGTAATCCTCTTCAACTGCAGCGGTCATGGTTTCTTGGATCTAGGGGCTTGGAGTGCCTACCTTGAGGGAAAGCTGGAGGATTACGAGTATCCGAAGGAACTGGTGGAGAAGGCCCTGATGCAGCTTCCCAAGTGGGGACGATAG
- the cofC gene encoding 2-phospho-L-lactate guanylyltransferase produces MTGGWILLPVKHLSKAKSSFEKVLSPEERKELVLCMLSDMLAVLSGVEMRKVVVSPDEEVLRFASERGAEGLKEPGLELNLALSLAVEKAVREGMEEVLILPADLPFLRVKDVEGIRGMASSQREVVIAPSKTRGTNALFLRPPNVIPLRFGGESFPLHVRESLRVGITPKIYQSDTVATDVDEVEDLLKAGTLGLGTRTLDFLLSLGKHKFVR; encoded by the coding sequence ATGACCGGGGGCTGGATCCTCTTGCCCGTCAAGCATCTTTCCAAGGCCAAGTCCAGTTTTGAAAAGGTCCTCAGCCCCGAGGAGAGAAAGGAATTGGTCCTGTGCATGCTTTCGGACATGCTGGCAGTCCTTTCGGGGGTGGAGATGAGGAAAGTGGTGGTTTCCCCTGACGAAGAGGTCCTGCGCTTCGCCTCGGAGAGGGGAGCGGAGGGCCTGAAGGAACCAGGTTTGGAGCTCAACCTAGCCCTCTCACTGGCGGTGGAAAAGGCGGTGAGAGAGGGGATGGAGGAGGTCTTGATCCTCCCCGCCGATCTTCCCTTTCTTAGGGTAAAGGATGTGGAGGGGATAAGGGGAATGGCCTCATCTCAAAGGGAGGTGGTGATAGCACCCTCCAAGACCCGTGGAACCAATGCCCTTTTTCTCCGCCCCCCCAACGTGATACCCTTGAGGTTCGGAGGGGAGAGTTTTCCCCTCCACGTGAGGGAGAGTTTGAGGGTGGGGATAACCCCAAAGATCTACCAGTCGGATACGGTGGCCACAGATGTGGATGAAGTGGAGGATCTGCTGAAGGCGGGAACCCTGGGACTCGGTACCCGCACCCTCGATTTCCTTCTTTCCCTTGGAAAGCACAAATTTGTGCGTTGA
- the cofG gene encoding 7,8-didemethyl-8-hydroxy-5-deazariboflavin synthase subunit CofG: protein MEGTVTYSSNVFVPLTNLCRNRCSYCGFRREEREASFLSPKEVFSLVLRGKKAGCSEVLLTLGERPEVHPLGREKLREFGYRTTSEYLQELCKYILKLGLLPHTNAGVLSEGELEGLKKYNASMGLMLECVAELEAHRESPGKDPELRLKFIEKAGRLRIPFTTGLLVGIGESRGEREKSLEEIRRLHEKYGHIQEVIIQPFSPKPGTPMENFPPPSLKELLDTVRMAARILPPGMGIQIPPNLVPDVVPFLKEGANDLGGISEITPDFINPEHPWPKLVELKRRVEGAGFKLKERLPLYPKYALDPSFMSEEVRRVVSKLADERGYRLSPQKG, encoded by the coding sequence ATGGAAGGAACAGTGACCTATTCTTCGAACGTCTTCGTGCCCCTCACCAACCTATGCAGGAACCGTTGCTCCTATTGCGGTTTCAGAAGGGAAGAAAGGGAAGCCTCCTTCCTTTCCCCAAAGGAAGTCTTTTCCCTCGTCCTCAGGGGGAAAAAGGCTGGCTGCTCGGAGGTCCTCCTTACCCTGGGGGAGAGACCGGAAGTCCATCCCCTCGGGAGGGAAAAGCTAAGGGAATTTGGTTACCGAACCACCTCGGAGTATCTACAGGAACTCTGCAAGTACATCCTCAAGCTCGGCCTCCTCCCCCATACCAACGCGGGCGTGCTGAGCGAGGGTGAACTGGAGGGACTGAAGAAGTACAACGCGAGCATGGGATTGATGTTGGAGTGTGTTGCCGAGCTGGAAGCCCACAGGGAAAGCCCTGGAAAGGATCCGGAGCTGAGGCTTAAGTTCATAGAGAAAGCGGGAAGGCTGAGAATACCCTTCACCACGGGACTCCTCGTGGGGATAGGAGAAAGCAGGGGGGAAAGGGAGAAATCCCTGGAGGAAATCCGGAGGCTGCATGAGAAATACGGTCACATCCAGGAGGTGATCATCCAACCCTTTTCCCCCAAACCCGGCACTCCGATGGAAAACTTCCCACCCCCTTCCCTCAAAGAACTCTTGGATACCGTCAGGATGGCTGCTAGGATCCTCCCCCCGGGAATGGGTATCCAAATCCCACCGAATCTGGTACCGGATGTAGTACCCTTCCTCAAGGAAGGAGCAAACGACTTGGGAGGAATCTCGGAGATCACCCCGGATTTCATCAACCCCGAACATCCCTGGCCCAAGTTGGTGGAATTGAAGAGAAGGGTGGAAGGAGCTGGTTTCAAGTTGAAGGAAAGGTTGCCCCTCTATCCCAAGTATGCCCTCGATCCTTCCTTCATGTCGGAAGAGGTAAGGAGGGTGGTCTCCAAGCTGGCGGATGAAAGGGGCTACAGACTCTCTCCCCAAAAGGGTTAA
- the cofH gene encoding 5-amino-6-(D-ribitylamino)uracil--L-tyrosine 4-hydroxyphenyl transferase CofH, translated as MERIFPVLERRWERELAESDPVVVQALERALSGKELQLKETVELLKVKGRELRLLLFTADFLRKKLVGEIATYVVNRNINHTNVCMGSCKFCAFRRPPFHPEAYSLTREQVRAKAEEAVRMGATEICLQGGLHPFLGLEDYLELIRVIKGVSERLHIHAFSPAELDHLSKREGLRMEEVVKILKEAGLNSVPGTAAEILSDRVRKMVCPEKIRTKRWIEIVKTCHRMGIPTTSTMMYGTVETLEERAEHLLLLREIQKETRGFTEFVPLPFVSKNTELSSLGVRGPTFEESLKVHAVARLVLAGYINHLQASWVKLGPEGAMTMLFAGADDLGGTLFEENITREAGGEWGQVMTPQQLRSLIVRAGRIPRQRSTLYELLD; from the coding sequence ATGGAAAGGATTTTTCCTGTCCTCGAGAGGAGATGGGAAAGGGAGCTGGCGGAAAGCGACCCGGTGGTGGTCCAGGCCCTAGAAAGGGCCCTCTCGGGAAAGGAGTTACAACTGAAGGAAACCGTTGAGCTTTTGAAGGTGAAGGGCAGGGAACTGCGCCTCCTCCTCTTCACGGCCGATTTTCTCAGGAAGAAGCTGGTGGGTGAAATCGCCACCTACGTGGTGAACCGAAACATCAACCATACCAACGTCTGCATGGGCTCTTGCAAGTTCTGCGCCTTCCGCCGCCCTCCTTTCCATCCCGAGGCTTACTCCCTCACGCGTGAGCAGGTGAGGGCCAAGGCGGAAGAGGCGGTGAGGATGGGGGCCACGGAGATCTGTTTACAGGGTGGTCTCCACCCCTTCCTCGGTCTGGAAGACTACCTCGAACTCATCCGCGTGATAAAAGGAGTCTCGGAAAGGCTTCACATCCACGCCTTCTCACCCGCCGAATTGGACCACCTTTCCAAAAGGGAGGGATTGCGAATGGAGGAGGTGGTGAAGATCCTGAAGGAAGCTGGCCTAAACTCCGTTCCAGGGACGGCTGCGGAAATCCTCAGCGACAGGGTGAGAAAGATGGTCTGCCCGGAGAAGATCCGGACAAAGAGATGGATAGAGATAGTGAAGACTTGTCACCGCATGGGAATACCCACCACGTCCACCATGATGTATGGAACCGTGGAAACCCTTGAGGAAAGGGCGGAACACCTCCTGCTCCTCAGGGAGATCCAGAAGGAAACCCGAGGCTTCACGGAATTCGTCCCCCTCCCCTTCGTTTCCAAAAACACTGAGCTCTCCTCCTTGGGTGTGAGGGGTCCCACCTTCGAAGAGAGCCTTAAGGTACATGCCGTCGCCAGGTTGGTGCTGGCCGGATACATCAACCACCTTCAGGCTTCTTGGGTGAAGCTTGGACCAGAAGGGGCCATGACCATGCTGTTCGCAGGAGCTGACGATCTGGGTGGAACCCTCTTCGAAGAAAACATCACGAGGGAAGCCGGGGGTGAATGGGGACAGGTGATGACACCCCAACAGCTCCGTTCTCTCATCGTCAGGGCGGGGAGGATACCCAGACAGAGATCCACCCTTTACGAGCTCCTGGATTGA
- the cofD gene encoding 2-phospho-L-lactate transferase, with amino-acid sequence MITLLSGGTGTPKLLQGMLREAKEEDLCVVVNTGEDIEISGLRVSPDLDAVVYTLAGIINEETWWGIEGDTFETHRALERLGVRELLKLGDRDRATCLFRTLELERGKSLSQFTAELCARMGIRVKVLPMTDGKVVTEILTPRGWVHFQEFWVGRKGRERVRGVRFRGSETAEPAPGVLQALRKSEFILIGPSNPVTSIGPILSLRKIREELKRRREEVVVVSPILGRAPVSGPAGKLMKALGFEVSPRGVASYYREVAGHFFLHSSDRGFAPFIEDLGMKVHLANLWMRNLGERRRLARKILEEMAHQSRSS; translated from the coding sequence ATGATCACCCTTCTATCCGGGGGGACGGGTACTCCGAAGCTCCTTCAGGGGATGTTGAGGGAGGCGAAAGAGGAGGATCTCTGCGTGGTGGTCAACACGGGGGAGGACATAGAGATTTCCGGTCTCAGGGTTTCCCCCGATCTGGATGCTGTGGTCTACACCCTTGCTGGTATCATCAACGAGGAGACGTGGTGGGGAATAGAGGGAGATACCTTTGAAACCCATAGGGCCTTGGAAAGGCTGGGGGTAAGGGAGCTCTTGAAGCTAGGAGATAGGGACAGGGCCACCTGCCTTTTCAGGACTTTGGAACTGGAGAGGGGAAAGAGCCTCTCCCAGTTTACCGCAGAACTTTGCGCCAGGATGGGCATAAGGGTAAAGGTTCTCCCGATGACGGATGGCAAGGTGGTTACCGAGATCCTCACACCCAGGGGATGGGTGCACTTCCAGGAATTCTGGGTGGGAAGAAAGGGAAGGGAGAGGGTCAGGGGGGTGAGGTTCAGGGGTTCGGAGACCGCCGAGCCCGCGCCAGGGGTTTTGCAGGCCCTCAGGAAAAGTGAATTCATTCTGATAGGCCCAAGCAATCCAGTGACGAGCATAGGTCCCATTCTATCGCTGAGGAAGATCCGGGAAGAGCTGAAAAGGAGGAGGGAGGAGGTAGTGGTGGTGAGCCCCATTTTGGGAAGGGCTCCCGTCAGCGGTCCGGCGGGAAAGCTCATGAAGGCCCTGGGTTTTGAGGTGAGCCCCAGAGGGGTGGCGAGCTACTATCGGGAGGTGGCGGGACACTTTTTCCTCCATTCCTCCGATAGGGGGTTTGCCCCTTTTATCGAGGATTTGGGGATGAAGGTTCATTTGGCAAACCTCTGGATGCGGAACTTGGGGGAAAGGAGGAGGTTGGCGAGGAAAATCCTGGAGGAGATGGCCCATCAATCCAGGAGCTCGTAA
- a CDS encoding HAD family hydrolase, with protein MGIKAILFDLDGVLVDSLEVWYKAMNETLRKFGRDRLGKGEYLRKYWGFSLSRNFEKLGLGREAVNYCLSRYEHHLGEIEPFPGTEEVLGELRKRRFKLALVTNTPSRMVEALLSKLGWKELFDTIITGDEVKRAKPHPEAVRKACRRLGVSPEHALLVGDTRSDVLAGRNAKVKVVGVGVEGDLRIENLKELLLFLRKSGEEILLP; from the coding sequence ATGGGGATCAAAGCCATCCTCTTCGATCTGGACGGAGTGCTCGTGGATTCCCTGGAGGTTTGGTACAAAGCCATGAACGAAACCCTGCGCAAGTTCGGCAGGGATAGGTTGGGAAAGGGGGAATATCTGAGGAAATACTGGGGTTTCAGTCTTTCCAGGAACTTCGAGAAACTGGGATTGGGAAGGGAAGCCGTGAACTACTGCCTTTCCAGGTATGAGCATCATCTGGGGGAGATCGAGCCCTTTCCTGGAACCGAGGAAGTGCTGGGAGAGCTTAGGAAAAGGAGATTCAAGCTGGCCTTGGTAACCAACACTCCTTCAAGGATGGTAGAAGCCCTCCTTTCCAAACTTGGATGGAAGGAGCTCTTCGACACCATCATCACAGGAGATGAGGTGAAGAGGGCCAAACCCCATCCGGAAGCCGTGAGGAAGGCCTGCCGCAGATTGGGAGTTTCACCCGAGCACGCCCTGCTCGTGGGCGATACGAGGAGCGATGTCCTGGCTGGGAGGAACGCCAAGGTAAAGGTGGTGGGGGTAGGAGTGGAGGGGGACTTGAGGATCGAAAACCTGAAAGAACTCCTCCTCTTCCTCAGGAAATCAGGTGAAGAGATCCTTCTCCCTTGA
- the cofE gene encoding coenzyme F420-0:L-glutamate ligase, whose product MPELNKMEVIPLPGFPLVKKGDDIGELIVKTLRSQGFSLQTGDVLVVAQSIVSKAEGAVVDLKKIRPSELAKKLSSRLGKDAREVEVVLREAKEIVRSSHVLITRTEHGFVCANAGVDHSNVEGGRVTLLPRDPDRSAERIRKKIKKELGVEVAVIISDTQGRAFRTGCLGVAIGVSGMKPLWDLRGRKDLYGKELEVTVVAQADAIAAAAVSMMGEAGEGTPVVLVRGAKYQRGKGSARELVRSREKDLFT is encoded by the coding sequence ATGCCGGAGCTGAACAAGATGGAGGTGATCCCCCTTCCGGGTTTTCCCCTGGTGAAGAAGGGGGATGATATAGGGGAGCTGATAGTGAAGACCCTTCGTTCCCAGGGGTTCTCCCTCCAAACCGGGGACGTGCTCGTGGTGGCGCAATCCATCGTATCCAAGGCAGAAGGGGCAGTCGTGGATTTGAAGAAAATCAGACCCTCGGAGCTGGCGAAGAAACTCTCTTCGCGCCTGGGGAAGGATGCCAGAGAGGTGGAAGTGGTTCTCAGGGAAGCCAAGGAGATCGTGAGATCCTCCCATGTACTGATCACCAGAACGGAACATGGATTCGTGTGTGCCAACGCGGGCGTGGATCACTCCAACGTGGAGGGGGGAAGGGTAACCCTTCTCCCCAGAGACCCCGACAGGAGTGCTGAAAGGATCAGGAAGAAGATCAAGAAGGAGCTGGGAGTGGAAGTGGCCGTGATCATTTCCGACACACAGGGCAGGGCCTTTCGCACCGGATGTTTGGGGGTGGCGATAGGAGTTTCGGGAATGAAACCCCTGTGGGATCTGAGGGGAAGGAAGGACCTCTACGGGAAGGAACTGGAGGTGACGGTGGTGGCCCAAGCAGATGCCATAGCAGCCGCAGCGGTTTCCATGATGGGCGAGGCGGGGGAGGGCACACCGGTCGTGCTGGTGAGGGGGGCGAAATACCAAAGGGGAAAGGGAAGTGCTAGGGAACTGGTGAGATCAAGGGAGAAGGATCTCTTCACCTGA
- the cofE gene encoding coenzyme F420-0:L-glutamate ligase — protein sequence MEVKLIGIRTPLVKPGDHLPSLLLRALRKAGGLRNHDILILSSKVVATAQGRLVKLSEVKPSSRAKTLAEKTGLNPLFVEVVLREADSVLGVSRGAILTLVKGLLCANAGVDLSNAPPGYAILLPSHPQLFAEELRKYFEKEEGVRVGIILSDSTVRPLRLGTVGQAIGISGIPGALDCRGTSDLFGKKLRVTRRALADQLATAGELLMGEAGERIPLVVVRGLRIKGKGIPSPAVRPEECLYFSLLRKGFKRG from the coding sequence GTGGAAGTGAAGCTCATAGGAATTAGGACTCCCCTCGTGAAACCCGGAGATCATCTCCCCTCCCTCCTCCTGAGGGCCCTCAGAAAAGCTGGAGGATTGAGAAACCACGATATTTTGATCCTTTCCTCTAAGGTGGTTGCCACAGCCCAGGGAAGATTGGTAAAGCTCTCGGAGGTAAAACCCAGTTCGCGCGCTAAGACCCTGGCGGAGAAAACTGGACTGAATCCCCTCTTCGTGGAAGTGGTGCTCAGGGAGGCCGATTCGGTGCTTGGAGTCTCGAGGGGGGCCATCCTCACCTTGGTGAAAGGACTCCTGTGCGCCAATGCCGGGGTGGATCTCTCCAACGCTCCACCGGGCTATGCCATCCTCCTTCCCTCCCATCCCCAGCTCTTCGCAGAAGAACTCAGGAAATACTTCGAGAAGGAAGAAGGGGTGAGGGTGGGAATAATCCTCTCCGACAGCACGGTGAGACCCCTAAGGCTCGGAACCGTGGGACAGGCAATAGGGATTTCGGGTATACCCGGCGCACTGGATTGTAGGGGAACGTCCGATCTCTTCGGCAAAAAACTAAGAGTTACCAGGAGGGCCCTGGCCGACCAGCTTGCCACCGCCGGAGAGCTTCTGATGGGAGAAGCGGGTGAAAGGATTCCGTTGGTGGTGGTGAGGGGACTACGGATAAAGGGCAAGGGCATACCCTCGCCAGCTGTCAGACCCGAGGAATGCCTCTATTTTTCCCTCCTGAGAAAAGGATTCAAACGCGGTTGA
- a CDS encoding anion permease: METSKWATLLIFVCCYALAISRKTRLSLISLSSALLLLLLGILNPREAFESIRWSVLALYWGFLLLSLSFSESGLPSLLAHRFLKASRSEGKALFLLCGLTALLSAFLENVGVVLMMAPIALELARKTRTSPFLPLVSVALSSNMTTTVSMIADPPSIILASETGMHFMDFYWFKGRPGLGTLSVIGVITGLLTHYFLHLKRRKNRIEVKEERMKVDYSPLLLFLAGILLLCLEPYLKIGQGTIGLGVGLGSLFLCWRKAGKLLREFDWDSLLFLLGIFVVIRATEKVGLLEDLAGGLEGLKLGSLSILFLLTYLSMGLSSFMDNVPLTILMLPICKDLGGLLGMSSLPLMYGVLIGTGIGGNITPVGAAANLFACRILEKKGHRVKLKEYLKLSLPLSLVSVSVSLLLLQLFWM; this comes from the coding sequence ATGGAAACTTCCAAGTGGGCCACGCTACTCATCTTTGTGTGTTGCTATGCCCTAGCGATTTCGCGCAAAACCAGACTTTCCCTGATCTCCCTTTCCTCCGCCCTTCTCCTCCTCTTGCTGGGGATTTTGAATCCGAGGGAGGCTTTCGAGTCCATCAGGTGGAGCGTCCTAGCGCTCTATTGGGGCTTCCTCCTTCTTTCCCTTTCCTTCTCGGAGAGCGGTCTCCCCTCCCTCCTCGCCCACCGTTTCCTCAAAGCTTCCAGAAGCGAGGGTAAGGCCCTCTTCCTCCTCTGTGGCCTCACCGCCCTCCTCTCGGCCTTCCTGGAGAACGTGGGGGTGGTTCTCATGATGGCTCCCATAGCCCTGGAGCTGGCGAGAAAAACCCGCACCTCACCCTTCTTGCCACTGGTTTCCGTGGCCCTTTCCTCTAACATGACCACCACCGTGAGCATGATTGCCGATCCCCCCTCCATCATCCTAGCCTCGGAAACCGGCATGCACTTCATGGACTTCTACTGGTTCAAGGGGAGACCGGGGTTGGGTACCCTTTCCGTGATAGGGGTGATAACCGGTCTCCTCACCCATTACTTCCTGCACCTAAAGAGGAGAAAGAACCGTATCGAAGTGAAGGAGGAAAGGATGAAGGTAGACTATTCTCCCCTCCTCCTCTTCCTCGCAGGGATCCTCCTCCTCTGTCTGGAGCCCTACTTGAAGATAGGCCAGGGAACTATAGGCTTGGGAGTAGGACTGGGTTCCCTATTCCTGTGCTGGAGGAAGGCCGGAAAACTCCTCCGCGAGTTCGATTGGGATTCCCTCCTCTTCCTGCTCGGTATCTTCGTGGTGATAAGGGCCACCGAAAAAGTGGGGCTTCTCGAAGACCTAGCGGGAGGTCTGGAAGGCCTGAAGCTCGGTTCCCTCTCCATCCTCTTCTTGCTCACTTATCTTTCCATGGGGCTTTCTTCCTTCATGGACAACGTTCCCCTCACCATCCTGATGCTCCCTATCTGCAAGGACCTAGGGGGCTTGTTGGGCATGAGTTCCCTTCCCCTCATGTATGGGGTACTGATAGGAACGGGAATAGGGGGAAACATAACACCCGTGGGTGCTGCTGCCAACCTCTTCGCCTGCAGGATTCTGGAGAAAAAGGGACACAGGGTAAAACTGAAGGAATACCTCAAGCTCAGCCTACCCCTTTCCCTCGTTTCCGTTTCCGTTTCCCTTCTCCTCCTTCAACTCTTCTGGATGTGA